A stretch of the Gossypium hirsutum isolate 1008001.06 chromosome D07, Gossypium_hirsutum_v2.1, whole genome shotgun sequence genome encodes the following:
- the LOC107953591 gene encoding succinate dehydrogenase assembly factor 2, mitochondrial, with product MATIRIALRNVHRIVNTSAVAGRTTTVFRPQYGWVSTYFSTNISNTQPLNIDLSNEESKRRLYNRLLYRSKQRGFLELDLVLGKWVEEHIHSMDENGIKALVNVLDLENPDLWKWLTGQEQPPEAVTVNPVFSAVQQKVLKNLNNHSSPETRATRGRPWVRGWDDIKKGRDSPITGNQ from the exons ATGGCTACCATCAGAATAGCTCTTCGTAACGTCCACCGCATCGTTAATACCTCCGCCGTTGCCGGCCGTACAACGACCGTTTTCAG GCCACAGTATGGTTGGGTTTCAACATATTTTTCAACTAATATTAGTAACACTCAGCCATTAAACATCGATCTTTCTAACGAAGAAAGCAAAAGGCGTCTTTATAACAG ATTGTTGTATAGGAGCAAACAAAGAGGGTTTCTGGAGCTGGATTTGGTTTTGGGAAAATGGGTTGAAGAACATATCCATTCCATGGATGAAAATGGAATTAAAGCTCTTGTTAATGTCCTCGATTTG GAAAACCCCGACCTTTGGAAATGGCTAACCGGTCAAGAACAACCACCCGAAGCAGTGACCGTTAATCCT GTCTTCTCTGCAGTGCAACAGAAGGTTTTGAAAAACCTCAACAACCATTCCTCTCCCGAGACCCGAGCAACCCGTGGCCGGCCATGGGTGAGAGGGTGGGATGATATCAAAAAAGGTCGCGATAGCCCAATCACCGGAAATCAGTAG
- the LOC121219287 gene encoding uncharacterized protein, whose translation MEIISEGISEEVCWRAIYKKQEFLMLKQGNLSVVDYEREFSRLSRYATEFIPTEADSCKRFLRGLRDEIKVQLVSQRITEFVDLIERAKMVEQVLGLDKKPEIARSTGKRAGITILSPLPKRSREFRDSWKSSFRSDRGDKNRGKQTTVSTGSVKEPSRNIDIPDCEHCGKKHFGECWRKTRRRFRCGSTDHFIRDCPKNKGAIPAASQRSVSTVRGRGSGRGSSVSRGGGIRRSSDIATQQSEAKVPARAYVVRTREEGDAHDVVIANKKNEASTFKGKEKIVEE comes from the exons ATGGAAATTATTTCAGAAGGAATTTCAGAAGAAGTATGTTGGAGAGCTATATATAAAAAGCAGGAATTTTTAATGTTGAAGCAAGGTAACTTATCAGTAGTGGATTATGAAAGAGAATTTTCTCGATTGAGCCGATATGCTACTGAGTTCATTCCAACAGAAGCTGATAGCTGCAAGAGATTTCTACGAGGATTGAGAGATGAAATCAAAGTACAGCTGGTGTCACAGCGAATTACAGAATTTGTGGATTTGATTGAAAGAGCTAAGATGGTAGAGCAAGTGTTGGGTTTGGATAAAAAGCCCGAGATAGCTAGATCGACTGGGAAACGAGCTGGCATTACTATTTTAAGTCCTCTACCGAAAAGATCCCGAGAATTCAGAGACAGTTGGAAGTCAAGTTTCAGATCGGATCGAGGTGATAAAAATCGAGGTAAACAGACTACTGTTTCTACCGGTAGTGTAAAAGAACCTTCACGAAATATTGATATCCCCGACTGTGAACATTGTGGAAAGAAGCACTTTGGTGAATGTTGGAGGAAAACTCGACGGCGTTTTCGATGCGGGTCCACAGATCATTTCATCCGAGATTGTCCAAAAAATAAAGGTGCTATACCTGCAGCATCTCAGAGATCAGTATCTACTGTTAGAGGCAGAGGATCAGGTAGAGGTAGTTCGGTTTCAAGGGGAGGAGGTATTAGGAGGAGCAGTGATATAGCTACTCAGCAGTCTGAAGCAAAAGTACCAGCCAGAGCTTATGTTGTCAGAACACGGGAAGAAGGCGACGCCCATGATGTAGTAATAG ctaacaagaaAAACGAGGCATCGACattcaaaggaaaagaaaagatcgttgaggagtaa
- the LOC107953590 gene encoding random slug protein 5-like (The RefSeq protein has 3 substitutions compared to this genomic sequence), which yields MMMSSNNMECSAKAREEEEITKISLMRSLVETQDPSSKEVDDMTIRRFLRARELDVEKASSMFLKYLKWRRSFVPNGFISPSELTHEIQQNKMFLQGSDNKGRPISVLLAARHFQHNGGLDEFKRFILYIFDKILARMPPGQDKFIVIGDLDGWGYANCDIRAYLAALSLLQDYYPERLGKMFIVHAPYVFMAAWKIVHPFIDVKTRKKIVFVENKSLKSTLLEEIDESQLPEMYGGTLPLIPIQDS from the exons ATGATGATGAGTTCAAATAACATGGAGTGTTCCGCTAAAgcgaaggaagaagaagagatcACCAAAATAAGTCTTATGAGAAGCTTGGTTGAAACACAAGATCCTTCTTCCAAG GAAGTAGATGATATGACAATAAGAAGATTTCTAAGAGCTCGTGAATTAGATGTGGAGAAAGCATCGAGCATGTTCCTCAAGTACCTGAAATGGAGACGAAGCTTTGTTCCTAATGGTTTCATTTCTCCATCAGAACTCACACATGAAATCCAACAGAACAAGATGTTTTTACAAGGTTCCGACAAGAAAGGACGACCTATTTCTGTTCTTCTTGCTGCAAGACATTTCCAGCATAATGGCGGCCTCGACGAATTCAAGC GTTTTATAGTCTACATTTTCGACAAAATATTGGCCAG GATGCCTCCAGGACAAGATAAATTTATTGTGATCGGAGATCTTGACGGTTGGGGATATGCAAATTGCGACATCCGGGCATACCTTGCTGCTCTATCTCTCCTGCAG GATTACTACCCGGAAAGATTAGGAAAGATGTTCATAGTGCATGCACCCTACGTTTTCATGGCGGCCTGGAAAATTGTTCACCCTTTCATCGACGTCAAAACCAGGAAGAAG ATAGTATTCGTTGAGAACAAAAGCCTGAAATCAACATTGCTTGAAGAAATAGACGAGAGCCAACTGCCAGAAATGTATGGTGGCACATTACCATTGATTCCCATTCAAGACAGCTAA
- the LOC107953590 gene encoding random slug protein 5-like isoform X1, translated as MMMSSNNMECSAKAKEEEEITKISLMRSLVETQDPSSKEVDDMTIRRFLRARELDVEKASSMFLKYLKWRRSFVPNGFISPSELTHEIQQNKMFLQGSDKKGRPISVLLAARHFQHNGGLDEFKRFIVYIFDKILARMPPGQDKFIVIGDLDGWGYANCDIRAYLAALSLLQIVFVENKSLKSTLLEEIDESQLPEMYGGTLPLIPIQDS; from the exons ATGATGATGAGTTCAAATAACATGGAGTGTTCCGCTAAAgcgaaggaagaagaagagatcACCAAAATAAGTCTTATGAGAAGCTTGGTTGAAACACAAGATCCTTCTTCCAAG GAAGTAGATGATATGACAATAAGAAGATTTCTAAGAGCTCGTGAATTAGATGTGGAGAAAGCATCGAGCATGTTCCTCAAGTACCTGAAATGGAGACGAAGCTTTGTTCCTAATGGTTTCATTTCTCCATCAGAACTCACACATGAAATCCAACAGAACAAGATGTTTTTACAAGGTTCCGACAAGAAAGGACGACCTATTTCTGTTCTTCTTGCTGCAAGACATTTCCAGCATAATGGCGGCCTCGACGAATTCAAGC GTTTTATAGTCTACATTTTCGACAAAATATTGGCCAG GATGCCTCCAGGACAAGATAAATTTATTGTGATCGGAGATCTTGACGGTTGGGGATATGCAAATTGCGACATCCGGGCATACCTTGCTGCTCTATCTCTCCTGCAG ATAGTATTCGTTGAGAACAAAAGCCTGAAATCAACATTGCTTGAAGAAATAGACGAGAGCCAACTGCCAGAAATGTATGGTGGCACATTACCATTGATTCCCATTCAAGACAGCTAA